A window of the Parambassis ranga chromosome 17, fParRan2.1, whole genome shotgun sequence genome harbors these coding sequences:
- the LOC114450083 gene encoding histamine H3 receptor-like: MSEEQSDSNSSGYYYFDNASRVQSSFLFSGPMFVILMVMMVTLVVVIVLGNALVILAFKVDKSLRRQCNYYFLNLAISDFLVGAFCIPVYIPYILTGRWTLGRGLCKLWLVMDYLLCSASVFNIVLISYDRFLSVTRAVSYRARQSMTHQAIIKMIAVWVLAFVLYGPAIIFWELAVGRSRVPKDECFAEFYYSWYFLLSASMLEFFSPFISVAFFNLSIYLSIRRRLHSREAQLHLQASEAASAQGESIPLSHNWGSGLKLAVRGSTHSHPSSPSLGKLDPSTSRAAQPSRLSRDKKIAKSLAIIVCVFAICWAPYTLLMIIRAACRGRCIQHHWYEVTFWLLWLNSAINPFLYPLCHSSFRRAFSKILCPKRHTTPSSSVLRAAQ, translated from the exons ATGTCGGAGGAACAAAGTGATTCTAACTCCAGTGGGTATTACTATTTTGACAATGCCTCAAGAGTCCAGAGCAGCTTCTTGTTTTCCGGACCCATGTTTGTGAttttgatggtgatgatggtgactTTGGTTGTTGTGATAGTTTTGGGCAACGCGCTGGTTATTCTGGCATTTAAAGTGGACAAGAGTTTGAGGAGACAATGCAATTATTACTTCCTGAATTTGGCAATATCAGATTTCCTTGTGG GTGCGTTCTGCATCCCTGTCTACATCCCCTACATCCTCACAGGCAGGTGGACGCTGGGCCGGGGTCTGTGCAAGCTGTGGCTGGTCATGGActacctgctctgctctgcgTCTGTCTTCAACATCGTTCTTATCAGCTACGACCGTTTCCTGTCAGTCACCAGAGCA GTGAGTTATCGTGCCAGACAGAGCATGACTCATCAAGCCATAATCAAGATGATTGCAGTCTGGGTGCTAGCCTTTGTCCTATATGGCCCTGCTATCATATTCTGGGAGCTGGCAGTGGGCAGGAGTCGTGTGCCCAAAGATGAGTGCTTCGCAGAGTTCTATTACTCTTGGTACTTCCTGCTGAGTGCGTCTATGCTGGAGTTTTTCTCCCCTTTTATCTCTGTGGCTTTCTTCAACCTCAGCATTTACCTCAGTATACGCAGGAGGCTCCACAGCAGGGAAGCGCAGCTCCACCTTCAAGCAAGTGAGGCCGCCTCTGCCCAGGGGGAAAGTATCCCCCTGTCCCACAACTGGGGGTCTGGGCTAAAACTGGCAGTAAGAGGCTCTACCCactcccatccctcctctccTAGTTTGGGTAAACTAGATCCCTCAACCAGCAGGGCCGCCCAGCCCAGCCGTCTGTCCAGGGATAAGAAAATTGCTAAGTCTCTGGCTATAATAGTATGTGTGTTTGCCATCTGCTGGGCACCGTACACCCTACTGATGATCATCCGtgctgcctgcagagggcggtGCATCCAGCATCACTGGTACGAGGTCACCTTCTGGCTCCTGTGGCTCAACTCTGCTATTAACCCCTTCCTGTATCCGCTGTGCCACAGTAGCTTCCGGAGGGCCTTTAGCAAGATTCTCTGCCCAAAGCGGCACACGACTCCATCGTCATCCGTCCTACGTGCTGCCCAGTGA